The DNA region aagaaaaaagaagtcaTGAGATAGAAATAgattgtatatataataattaaaattcaatcaaatataatttttagataagatttcttaaaagaaaataatttattttttatagagaaATTGTATGCCACCTTCAATATTGATCCCATGCTGCGGCTGCTCCACTGTACGTGAttctataaataataattaaactttttattgaTATAACATAGGTAGTATACTATGCACAGAATAAAACAAGACCAATCTAGAATGAGATGCTTACAACTACGTGTGGAGTGCCAGCCTTTGTTGATATTTGAAGTTGACATATTTGACGCGGGCATTGGAAGAACGCTTGTTGCAACTTGCgtataaacataaattaaatcaaattaaattatttaatttgttgattAAAGAATATATAGATATTATAAGTGACATTATTCTGTAATAAGATATAGATAGAGTAAAAACCAATAACAGTGACAATggtaatacatatataatagtaATAGTGAGTGACACTAGTAACCACAGTGGTGATTATAAaacaatgcaaaaaaaaaaaaatacaataaaaaaaaattaactcattttattgaaaccaaaaacatatatttaagtgatgataataataacccaaaaatttccttcaaaaaaaataataagaaaaatatcctcCTATATGTGTCATATTCCCTTAAAAAGATGAAACAAATTATCCAACTCATTCTTCTATATATTGAAAGCATTCTTGACGATAGTTTTGGACATAAAGTAGAAATGAGAACTAAAATTGTTTCTCTCCTCTGTCTTCTATCTCTTGCTACCCTTTTGGCTAGTGGCACTGAAAGTGCATCTCCAATCAGCCTGAAGCCAAGCCACAAGGCTTCATCATTCAACAGAAGCCTTTTTCCTTCCACTTTTCTCTTTGGAATAGGTTCTTCCGCATACCAGGTTCTGATATGATAGTGATAGTGATGATAACCACACAACAATTCATGCATTTGTTTCATTAAGACCATGTAGCTGCGTTTAAATTTTCCAACAAACTTTTAAGACCTGTGGTCTTTAAACTTATCGAACAGGAAGTAAGCATGATTCattaatgtttttgttgttttgttattGTTTCAGGTAGAAGGAGCAGCAAATGAAGATGGAAGAGGACCAAGCATATGGGACAACTTCACTAAAGAGCATCCTGGTTACCCTCTTTCTTTGACTTTATTTAGAATCTTTTCGGATAAACTTATGCAAAAACtcttctaagaaaaaaaataaacgaaTTTTGAGGATCTCACTAGTCATGCAAAACTCACGTACGTGTGTCTTTCTGCTGCGGTGTTAAACCTTCCAATTGCGGTAtaagagtctttttttttttttaataatgtttctCTGTTACATAAATTGTTGGACGAACTGATATGGACACTCAATTACTGATTGTGAAAGATTAGAACTTAGAAGGGGAAGAAACATTATTGCACGTAAAGTTGAAAGGTAGAAATCGTGAACATTGAGAATCGGAAAAACATGGTCAATTGAAAAACGGTTAAGGTACGTTTACGTCACGTTCACTATTGGGAGATAAGAAGATAACAACACCCGACTTACTTAAAAGAGATTTTAATCTCAACTGTTGATTAACTTAAATTGTAATccaattactattattataattagttctcatttttttctttttaagatgtGTTTccatttcaaatatatatgtcTGTATTCACTTTTACCTATTTGAGATGGTGGTGtgtcatgataaaaataaagagatgaaaacaaaatggtaagaaaaaggaaatgaaaaacaaaatgagtgtAGCCATATATTTGTTGTAAAAGGTATTAAAAGttatgataagtttatttatcaaatatttttattttaacctcagacacacatatattataattttcatttttattactttaCATATAAATATGCATAACTTGCAAAtgtgtataattaaaataaaaatatttcataattaaatttatgatcttaattttaatattttttcatacaataaacagaaacacacacccattttctccttcatttttattttgttccatTTTCGTCCCatctctttattcttttttcatcaaaatatttattttaatattgaatgtttgtgtttttattttataaattaaaataataaagatttaatatgaaaaaaaaatattttttcacaattgtgatacttgaaaacaaaaattgcaaTCAACATGTGTTCAGAAGTAAGGTAATAGTTGTTTATATTATAAACCAAATAAGCTAATGTCTTAATAGCGTTTGTGTCCATCTCAGCACTACATCACCAATTCACGTCACATCAACCACATTATGTTAACAACCTTCAGCCAATCAATGGACGAAAGCTACTTAGTTTAAAAAATGGGACAATGATAAAGTCATGTATATACAAAAGACGACCAAAATCACAAATTAacaattagatttaattatcaatttcatCGTCAAGCATCGGAAGATTCAAAATGTTCTGCTGCTTTGGAGTTACCATGATGGCAAGAAGACCAGCAAGGTGGCGCCTAAGCATTCCCCCGCCCTCAACGGTGGCGCCACCACCCAATTAATCGGTTGGCTTTTTCACTAACGCCAATGGACTTGCTTGAAATTTACAACCATTTTCAAgctagaaaaattaattaaagtggaTCACATGCTTTCTTTTGGTAATTTTTCCTTAATTTGGTTATTAACGTAGTTTATTATAGAGTTAGTGAGTTTAGTTGAGATTGGAATTGGATGTATGTTTATAAGTGGAgttttaaaacaataacaaatatagTGGTggttaaaaattgttattatttcaaACCAAAACTGCCAGAATTTATACTTATAATGAGATGAATTTAATTGGAcgaaaatgattaaatttttatattttttttttaaaaataagtttaaattgaatcttttaaatatttggagaaaaaaatgaatcttttaaaataatttggataattaagcctaaaattataaagaaataaaaattgcaattaagttaaagaaaatgatttttttttataagaatgtaGAGTACTGTAAATGAGTATAAATTTGATCTATACTTGTGCGTTATCGTCATCCTAACAATTTTCTGTGGTGCGAACAGAAAAGATTTGGGATCAAAGCACCGGAGATGTAGGAGCTGATTTTTATCATCGGTACAAGGTACATTAACCCTCAAATTTCACCAATTTTAGGCATAGTGTTATAGTAACAGGACTTGTACGTGGACTAATGGATATTTTAAATGGTTCCATTCGTCTTGGTTAATTAATTGCTAATAGAACTTTTAGTTCAACTTCTAAAACATATTAAGtataaaatacaatttataatttaaccCGTTTATTCAACACTACCTTACTATATATAATGTATATTAATGAATTAGAGAACAGTAATGCTGTATGAGTATATAATACGAACCTTTTTTTTGGAGAGTATATGGAAagtacaaactttttttttatcccgctaaaaataataataaatctttATTAGAGATTGTGAACACACTTAAAGTAAGctaatatttaacttttaaccggatttattttatatttaaattttaaattatttagttaaaaaacataaattaatatcaCTTTGTATCAATTATTATTGATTGGTACATGATATAAACCTAGTTTATACAAATTCACATGTTTACgataaatgttaaatttttttatagatcgataaatgttaaattttaagaattaaaaaaaacgagAAGTTTGACAGAAATCATAGATCTTATGTAcagttaagaaaattaattgatatgataTTCGTACTGTATAATATTTACTACAATTTTCCTATATAGAGAGAATTAATTATCTGCCAGTGCAATGTTGCAGAGTGACATAAAATTGGTGAAAGACATTGGGTTGGACTCCTTCAGATTCTCCATCTCTTGGACAAGAATATTTCCCAGTAAGATATTATCCTAAGTAAAAACTATTGTTGGCATTCCGTTTCGTAAATTATACATTATACATTATAAGTACtagaaaaatacaaagaaaGATTCATGTTATGTCACATAGTGTGGAAACaggaaagtgttttttttattttttatttcaaaaacaacaaaaaagtgatttcaaaatattgaattacTTCCTGCAGAGGGGAAAGGAGCCGTTAATGGCTTGGGGGTTGAATTCTACAACAATCTCATCGATGAGGTTCTATcaaatggtattttttttcctttctttttttaaagtaCAATGCAtggtaaattaaaatttctgaTATCATACATATTACTAGATCTTCTAGCCCTAATACTTGACTTGTTCATTTTTACTCCAAATTCCGCTTGCTAATTCGTTTTATCTTATTTTGGGGCAGATTTAAAACCTTTTGTTACTCTTTTCCACTGGGACTTCCCACAAGCTCTTGAAGATGAGTATGGAGGATTTCGTAGTTCTAATGTAGTGTAGGTTATACTCTTCATGAAAGTTAACAACTTATTCTCATTACACTCTTCATTATTaactgaaatttatttaaaaaaattctttaaataaaagtaaGACTAGCACTACTATTGGAAGATCTCAACGAATTTCaatttataatgataaaaaatactgTTTAAAAGAGGTTGATATAAATAATGTTGCTAATGTTTCTCTTTCACTCAATTAGCTGATTAACTATATCAATTtccaataaacatttttttccttgttaTGGATAATTAGGGAGGATTTTCGTAAATATGCTGACTTTTGCTACAAGACCTTTGGAGACAGAGTGAAACATTGGGTCACTATAAATGAACCCTTATCATATAGCATCAATGGCTATAATGGTGGCACCTTTGCACCAAGTAGATGTTCTAAGTACGTTGCCAATTGCAGTGCTGGTGACTCATCCATTGAACCCTACATTGTTGGTCACTACTTATTACTTGCTCACGAGGCTGCTGCCACATTGTACAAGAAAAAATATCAGGTTTACTTCAAACACATTTTCTAGAAAAAATACAAGacgtaaaattataaatagtatttacaatggagaaaaataaaacgtTCTATTTTGGCTTGCTTAACAGTTATCTTATGTATGTAATATGACGTTTAAATTGGTGAGTTTtgagcagaaaaaaaaaatagatagataGCATAATTTGTAGatcttttatattaaataaaaattgaagaattatatttgaataaaaaaaaatagaaaatcaaattcatttatagtttttttttcttcttaaaagcaaattataaaaaaatttaataatactcAACTTTAGCATCGTTTATAGTTATGAATATTAATAAacacatatttaattaatacagtatatatagttattttataattgtattttaaattaatataaaatattttcaaaaatgtatAGGCCATATGTGTGCGTAATTTTGTGACTTTTAATGTATTAGAGTcccatacttattttttttgaaaaaataataaataaataaaatataataaatcatattaaaatcataAGTTATTTACTAACTTTGCGTTGGTCAAAATGAAACTTAATTTAGATTTATAAAGATTGTAAGTTAAATTTCTCGAAAGAGATTAAATATCGAAAATAGTGAATTAGTAGTGATGATAGTTACATCCCACATATagtacaataataaataaaatcctaaggtattttataactaaaaaaactgTTATAAATAGCATCacctaatttttgtttttgttaaagtatattttatttttctcatttatctTTTTCACACTTTTAGGTAGACAATATATAATGtgaaagttttaaaaaagtctAATACAATAATAGACCCTTGCAAACTCTTTGGAACATTTTAATTAGGTCCAtacattattaaaaacaaagttAAGGATTAGAGATTGGGAATAAATCATAAAACTTATACATGTGCAAGTCTCATAGAATCATAAAATAATTGCAGAACTGATGAAACGTATTAATATTGTGGTTTCGTACGTAGGCTCGTCAAAAAGGACAAATTGGGATCACCCTTCCGACTCACTTCTTTTTGCCAAAATCAAATAGTGTTGCCGATAAACAAGCAGCAAATCGAGCTCTGGACTTTTTCTTTGGCTGGTATGTAATTCTCAtaataaaaagaagagaaaaaatctaTGCAAATTGAACTTTTTGATCAGTTTATAAGAAATAGGCTAaatggtattttatttattttttttcaaagtgaaaattttcctttcatccattatcttatttaaaaggtttataatgatattttatcgatcctttaaaaagataattttgatactttatcttttttaatagattaaaaaataatccttcaactattaaaatatattcaacCTTATCCTTTAAATAACACTTAGATAATTAAAAGATGAATTTGAatgtatttaaat from Glycine soja cultivar W05 chromosome 8, ASM419377v2, whole genome shotgun sequence includes:
- the LOC114424552 gene encoding vicianin hydrolase-like, with translation MRTKIVSLLCLLSLATLLASGTESASPISLKPSHKASSFNRSLFPSTFLFGIGSSAYQVEGAANEDGRGPSIWDNFTKEHPEKIWDQSTGDVGADFYHRYKSDIKLVKDIGLDSFRFSISWTRIFPKGKGAVNGLGVEFYNNLIDEVLSNDLKPFVTLFHWDFPQALEDEYGGFRSSNVVEDFRKYADFCYKTFGDRVKHWVTINEPLSYSINGYNGGTFAPSRCSKYVANCSAGDSSIEPYIVGHYLLLAHEAAATLYKKKYQARQKGQIGITLPTHFFLPKSNSVADKQAANRALDFFFGWHARPVIFGDYPESMKSSVGSRLPKFTKAQSEGLKSSIDFLGVNYYTTYYAENAAPVRANRTFNTDMLVTLSTEKNGVAIGTPTDLDWLYIYPKGIHLLMVHIKDKYKNPNIYVNENGIAEARNDSIPVDEALNDGIRIRYLKSHLRLLLQAIKEGVNVKGYYAWSFSDSFEWDAGYTVRFGHVYVDYNNNLKRYLKSSAFWLKKFLLNNNNKVLSY